The following DNA comes from Macrobrachium rosenbergii isolate ZJJX-2024 chromosome 5, ASM4041242v1, whole genome shotgun sequence.
TTTTGTGCTAAATATTGAGTCTGACTATTATCAATGCATAAAAATCAAGACAGAATATACAGTAGCGTAATCACAATAAACACTGTACTGTAATGGGATTGCACTCAAGACCGACATACTAATACCAATATGGCATACAAGCTATACCTGACAAAACTGTATACTAGGAGTGGATCCCAAATTAaggaatttttattatacatattactACTGTACCCTTTTAAATACAGTCATTATTTTAGTTGTACTGCAGAGGTTTTCTGGTAAGAATGAAAGTGTTTATTGCTACTTTGTATTACTGTTACTGgatagttaataaataaacacaacacAGAAGTCTTCATCCCTTGAAAATACTGATAAACTGATATTTTAAAcgtaaagaaaatttacaactttagaatataaaaatgagtaaCGTAGGTATTTACGAGCTCACACCAGTCATTATCAACTGTGTATTGACTTACATTCAAATACAATCATTCTGTTTTtgaattaacaataaatatattaccGCAGTTTTTCCTGCTTGTGCAACTATACAAGTGCGTCTCATAGCTCCGTGGGATCATGAAATACTCTGCTGTCTTCAGAAAATGATGATGGATTAATAAAAACGCCTTCCATTGTCTGCCACTTGGCCTGTACACCTGGTCGTGACAATCCAACAACTTCATTCTGTCCATGGATTGGGCGTCCATACTGCTGACCAGTCACTCCCAGGTATCTGAACAGAAAGCaagagcaaaaattaattttccaaacaCTTCCTCAAAAGATTTatgcaatttcataaaaaaaaaaatgccgcaAATAAATGACGAATTTTGAgtattttgacttattttgacatttaaaaataatgaagagttaCATGAACATTCCATATCAAACAATGTCCTttgtcttaaaaaataaaaatttgtatcatAAGATACTTGACTTAAAAATACCTGTTCTTTATAATGCAAAGTTCAATAAGATGAGCAATCTATCAGTAATGCTCTCAAACACCTCTGGTCTAGTgtatggaagaaaagtaaggtcAAGATTTTAAGAGGGGAAAATTACCTATCTCTTGAAAATTAAGAGatttatggaaatggaaaaaatagaaacCAAAAAATTTCAAAGTCTGGCAGTACAGGGAAAATAAGCCACCAAACCTATCATATGGATGATTTCCAATTCATCACTGGCTGAACTGGGAaagtagaagatttggataaaaatttcagggatttgTATCCCAACATTGGCTTAATTTTATCCAATAACAAATGCCAGTCACACCAAATATTATACAATCAATGTCACACTGTGTTATCTACATGAAGGATAAGGTCACAAGATGACTCTCAAGTAACCATATGTTAAACAGATATGTACAATTCTAAGATAGGATAATACCTCTTTCAAAGGTTCATTTAGTACTGACGTTTAATGTGCTTCAATAGAAAACTGAGAAACTACCACAACCTTACTAGATAACATATAGATGTAGTATCAATTAGTTAAATTATTCCAATCCTAACAGGAAGGAATATTCCAACTTTTGAAAGACTGTTGACCTTTACTAAGCATGCTCAGTCCAGCATATGCTACAATGCAATCTTCACTCCTCACTTTCTGCATGACTTTCCACTGTCAACATTGTTGACCTTCCTAAGAATGCCATTTTCAAGCTTTTCACAGTACCTTCAgtcttttcattcatcatttctgctgttatcatttttcatgccaaaccccctttttttttttttctgccagtaatgtttatttactcttttgtAATTGTGTTAATGTTGGGTGGCAGCTTACAACTTCTTCCCCTCTTGGGTTAACTGTATTTATCATTTCCAGATGTCTTTGTATtttagtgaaattaattttttactttcttttaattcttaGCTAATTCAGTATTCCACCAAACTTTTCATGATGGGTAGTTTTGTTTAGTGTTTTTGTGACAACAGTTCATTCGCATGGTTACTGCTCAACAACAGCTACTGATGGGGGGGCAGTTCCCTTCATCACTAACACACCCACCACCAGTTACCAAGTTTCAATAACTAATTTCAGCTTGCACTGACAAATACAGtactctatgtgacagacaatgGTTAGTATTCCCATGGAAACAGTTACTGTTTGTTAATAATGCAGTCAAGAatacattatcatttttcttttgtttcttccacAATAAGTAACATAAATAGCAACACGCTATCATTAAAAAACCAACCTTTTGTAGTCTTCTAAAGCAcaaaaaaacctgaaataaatattcatttaattttttttttcataacttctaCTCCTCATctggaatttgtattttaattttctttttcctccttgaGCATACTTACACATCAGTATCAGAATGCCTGAGCATTACAGTCTGCTGACGACCCCATGCTTCCCCATCACAAATGACAACCCACTCATCTCCAGTGTCACCTTCACCATCCTCTCCAAAGGCTGATATCTCCTGCAGGTCTGAGAGAGGTGACGAAAAGTGGTGGGAATGTAGATTCTTCTTAGTTGGTAAATGTTCCATTCGTATGGTCTGGCCGCAAGCAATGGGTTCTCTGCGAATAAACAAAGTTCCTTTACAATACATTTGAACAAAGATGCAAAGCATACAGTGATGCTTCTCATTACCCTGCTCTGTATAGAGGACTATGGGACAGGAAACTAGAAGTTTTTGTCAGTCTTATGCTTAAAGGGAATAAGGTACCAAAGAAGGTTGTGGAAGGTTCATCTATTAAAAGAGGTGGTTAAACATATCCTGAGTGAAGCAGGGAGAACACTTCCTATTTGGTGGTCATGGGAATGAAATCAACAGTCAGCTCAATCTAGAGACTCTTGGTCTCCAAACAGTAAATGTGGGATATGGCCACTAGGCAGGATTGACTAGATTGTTTAACCTTGAAAGTAAACTTGCAATACTTACCCTCTTTTGCAATGCAGTTTTGCTGTTCCTTTGATCAGCCAATTTGAATTATGATCTTCTTGCTGTGGAGTACCTGTGACAGATTGCTGGCCTGATCCAGAGCCATACTTGACATCATGGGAATGCAGCCTCACCTGttgaggaagaaaaatattaaaatatatatatataaaaaaacatttttactgtgGGATGAGTCATTCTTTGTTCAATCTGGAAAGTGAGTCACAACTGTTGCCTGCATAAAGTATATACAgtggttattttttaaaatttatttgcctGTATTTACATCCCAAGAAGTGGCAGGTTAACCATTAAGggatggcataatttatcaatgtgcagcaccccagaccggggaaactttgaggtcagcaaaataaaaaaaaaaaaaatcacatcaatggaaagagaatgacacgtacatttacaatgtataaataaaaaatgctaaaaaaattttccctaccttccacgagaagttgaagatgactatttacaacctctggtggggcctcatttacaagacaatcgtaaattttaccaacttatatcaAGACAACTTATAacatatgttttttctaataaataaatttattgtattttgtaaaattattattactgctcacacaatatcaaaacagataagaaataaaagcaataacaaatttttccatatttgttgaaaaatattcacgtaagtttacaagaaggaagattcagtaacttttttctttacttttacatgctttttctaatatttctttgcaattttctttgtaaaattacatttacaactgacatactatcgtaaagggtaagaacaaaaaacaacagcaacccctttgtacagtatatttaaaagcaaatttacaaaaagactcatgtgagagagagagagagatgcattactTTCTCTCTTGAAGTCACAAgaattactgatactggcctaactctcacgtctgtataaaagttgccattagtgaatttatagtaTATAGAAGTGTCGGCACCtctgtttcgaatcattattaccataacagtggtgcataattctgtttcacactgaggctcaatccgtcccttaagggttaaaagcTTGTGAGCTACAGAATAGCATTGAAGGCCTTACAATCACAGAATTAAACATCACAGAATTTGTgatatttcaaagagaaaattatgatGGAACATAAACCCAACTACAACACTTCAGAAAATAACTGGAACATTCCAAGATAAGCACTTTACAGAACTAAGATGCTCTTCATGCCTTTGGGCAGTTACTGGTTTCTGTATTAGTATCTCTTTATATTGATCACCTCTAAAAAAGGAACTTGCTATGGCACATAAATGAAAAGGCACACATGCAAAAGGTACAAAATGTTTAGCAAATAGTCTCCCACTTTTTATGACATTAAAAATGCTAGATGGAAAATCATAACACATGACTGAATAACTGAAGATGATTGTGGTATATAAGAAGTATTTAAAGACACGGAGCAGATATGCATGGGGATTTAGATATTCCAGGTGTAACAACATGCATCTGGAGCAAATGCTCGTGAAGTAGATTCATTTAGTATCTTCATATACTGACTTACATGTAAGTGCTGGGTAGCTCTTCAACCTCCTACACTATTCTTTTCTAGTGAACAGAAAAGCTCAAGGGAAGTTTGCCAGTGCTGATGAAACAAGAGCCTTTCTCTAAGTATTAATCACATCATTTAAAATACCCAGCTAATGCCAGGTCAAGTCCAGAATACTGATAAGACTGAGTTATTTTGGAAGAGAAAAGACCACCTCCTGGTCTCAGTAACCACAAGCCTCAAAATGTGCAGGGGGTAAGATCTGGGCTTGAGCTCCAAAAGAACAATCTAACAAACACAAACCTGTACATTTGGCAAATGACTGTTGCAAGGCAAAGTTTAGGGAAGGATAAAAGGCAATAAAGGGATTTGGTTATTACATCTCCCACTTGTTTGCTAAGCGTTACTCCAGCACTAAGCACtaaataatgcatacatatatactacttAACAGACAATCACCAACTGACTGATCAGTTTGCAATTTGAGTCTACATGGCACAGTGTACTGTATTTCAGACAATAAAAAGTTCTACCAAAGAATTAAACTTGCATGAGCATTCATGATAGACAATAGTTTGAAAGAGCATAAGCGAGTGAACCCACAAAATATACAACAAACTGGAGTACTATATGAACAGGGTGAAACATAAGATGACCActtaatattataatatgtaaATTAAGATTTTGGGAAGAATAGTTGCATAAGATGCTGTACCATCATACTGGGTTGTAATAGTGCAactatttttcatctttcaaCATAGCTGGTCTAAATTAGTTGTGATCAGATGTTTCTATGTgaaggaaa
Coding sequences within:
- the LOC136838538 gene encoding stromal cell-derived factor 2, which encodes MKLQFIIVFFSAACVYGRGTQQVTCGSVVKLFNSYYKVRLHSHDVKYGSGSGQQSVTGTPQQEDHNSNWLIKGTAKLHCKRGEPIACGQTIRMEHLPTKKNLHSHHFSSPLSDLQEISAFGEDGEGDTGDEWVVICDGEAWGRQQTVMLRHSDTDVYLGVTGQQYGRPIHGQNEVVGLSRPGVQAKWQTMEGVFINPSSFSEDSRVFHDPTEL